The following is a genomic window from Cuculus canorus isolate bCucCan1 chromosome 22, bCucCan1.pri, whole genome shotgun sequence.
GAGTGGCTGAGACTGGGttaggagctgcaggagggcttTAGGGGTGATgccagggctgctccagccccgccccactgccagctcctgcaCTAGGGCTAACGGCATCCCTTGTGCCACTGCCCCGGACCCCCAGGCAGGCTGGCACTGTCCCCTGAGCCAAGCCTGTGCTCTTGGCCCTTTGCTTTCCCAGATGGATGAGGGGTGACGGCAGTTGCCTATTGTGTGTGCACTGTGGTGGGAATGGTCCTGTCCTTTCCCCCAGCTGGGAACAGTTCGGAAATGTCTTCCCAAATGCCTTTGTTCATTCTGCGACCGAGTGGCTCCCTTGGTCCTTTATAGCCCATTGATCTGCCTGTTCCCAGGGCCGGCCAGGCACAATTGGGCTTTGTCGGGGCCTCGCTGCCCCGTTTCCTCCCCTGGGCTCATTGCATCCGTTGGGAGGGCTGCTCCGCACCGTGCTGGAGCGATGCCCTTGGGAAGAACGGAGCACCAATGGCACCTgagctgggcagcccctgccctgctccagctaCAGCTGACTTGCTGGTCCTGCCGTGTTTCCACCTGGTTTCCACGTGTCGGGGACTCCCGCCCGTCCCCACAGCAGACACCCGgttgctgtggggctgtggaTTCCTCGCAGGCTCTGGGGCAGGGGTGAAGCCACTTCCCAGAGAGTGGTTGCCTTTCTCCTAAGCCCTTGGTACCGTAAACCCACCCTTCCTCCCATTGAATCCCAACAATATACTGCCTGAGAAGCGCTGGCCAGACAAGAATAGGAGCCGGTGAGGACTCAGGGCTGGGGCGAGCAGCCGCGGTGGCTCATGATGGGTGAAAGGAAGCTTTCTTGAATACTGCGTTACAGCTAAAGCCTGGTTTCACAGGCCAGCGCATAAGTCCTTGGTCTGATCTGGTGTGTTTGTAATCCAGCTTTTCCCAGGTTGGTGCAGTGGAGTATGACCAGGAGCTGTGCCGGGGGAAGCCTGTCCCCAGGCAGGGAGTCCCACGCCTGCCCTGGAGGATGGCATTTTGTGGGAGAGCATCCTATCAGGGCTTGTCTGGCTTCAGGGAAGTCCCTGCAGCCAGGaccagctgtggctgccctgtgcagggatcgaatccagcagctgcagaagtgctgcctgtccctgcccaggctCGGGAGCAGCAAGCTGGCTGCTGTGCCCTTGGCATagccctgctgcttcctccCCGCCAGCTCCGAGGGTGGCTGCAGCTGCCGGGCTgtcctgctgccctgccagggTCAGGTTTGCTCCCTGGGATCCATCATGAGCTGCTTGTGAGAGGAGCAGGTGGCAGTTTCTGGATGCAGGGAGTGAGTTGAGCTGTGgcaggggctgagctgagcCCCAGCTTGCTCTGGGGGCTGGACAGCTGCTGTGCATGGGGGGATAAAGGGCCCGGAGTCCCCTCCGGCTGCTCGGCACGGTTTGGCACACCTGGAGAGCTGCAACGGACATCCGGTGAGATcacagcagggatgcagcagctgCACGGGTGTGGGGATGCTGTCACTGCTCACAGCCATCGGTCCCCATCCTGCAAGGCCCTGGGTGATGATGCTTTGGGCAGGAGTGGAGCAGTGCGGGGTTTGGAGTGGGGGAGCTGGGTCCCACAGACCCAAACGCTCTTGTGTCCTGTCCCAGAGCAGCGCAGTCACGCTGGGGCACCCAAGAGCTGCACACAGTGTGGTGTCCCTGCGACACAGGGTGCTCTCCCCAGCGGCACTGGAGAGCAAGTGGCACATCCTCCTCCCTCCAGCAcatcccctgcagcccctggggaTGTCTGCTCCCTGCCTGGGCAACTGAGGCTGTTTTCCCAGGCTCTGATTTTGCCCTTTCCCCAGGCATGGCTGAGTCCTTTCCCAGCCGTCGTCTTCCTGCTATGGCCCCAtggtgcagctctgctgtgctctgcccaTCGGCTCCTTTCTATGGCCAACAAAAGCCTTCGAGTGCTGTGAGAGAGGAGCAGCTCTGGTTTGCACGGAGCTGCATCCTATGAAGCCTGGCCGGGGGCACCTATGACTGGGCAAGTTCCCTTTCTGCTTGGCATCACTTCTTCTCATGGTCCAGGGCTGAATCCCCATCTCAGCACCCCAGGACGACTGTGACTCCTTGCTTTCAGACCACATCAGCTTTCCCACACCAGGTAAAGCTTCAAGCGATGCaggcagcagcccctgctctccTGGTGCTGCACCAGGATGATGCTCTGAGCCGCTGGCGGGCGTAGGACACATCCCGGCAtgggtttggggtgctgggCTCCGCAGTTCTACTGCCTCTGCGCGAGGAAGCGGCCAGAGGGGTGCGACAATGTCAGGATACGGGAAGTTGTCGGGGCTATTGAGTGCGTTTCCTCCTGCCTGTGGTTCTCACACAAGGCCACATTGTCTGCCGTGCCCACGCGTGGAGGGCTAAATATAACTGGGGATGGGCCCAGGGGAGGAAAGGAGCTATTTGGggtctgctttttcttcattgtgcaCTGTTAGTATTGGTGCTGGTAAGGGCAGGATTGGACCAGGTTTGGTGGTCCCTTGGTGGTGGGTGCGGGGTCTCTGGTGTCCGTGCCTGGCTCTGGAGGAtgctcctgcctgtgcctgcTCCCCACAAAGGGCTGTGGGACAAGTGGGATGGGGTCTGTGCTGTGGCCCTGGTTGGCATCTCCCTGCCCTTCGTCCTTCTCAGCTGCAATTTCACTCGTGCCACAGCTTTTCCTGCGAGCAGGTCGGATTTAGACCCTTGGTGTTTGCTGGGAAAACCAACTCCTTTGtggttggatggtgccttgcGCAGGGCCTCGCAGGCAGGACACGCTACAGCAGCCCTTGCAGCTCCTCTCCCTCAGCCCGGCGGAGGGGCAAGGGGAGTCCAGCATGGACTGGTCCTAACTGGAAGGAGAGCAGGAACCTCCCTGTAAACCCATGGCCGCGGGGCAGTCACTGGCGCAGGCTCCCAGGGGCTGCGGCTGGCGTTAGAGCGGTGCCCTCAGCAGGAACAGGGTTCGGTGGCCCCTtcagggctggcagagccacCCTAAAGCCTTTCATGACCCACGGAGTGCTCTGAGCAGCTGTTCCCCCCCCAGCATCCTTCCCTTCCCAACTGCTGGGGTGCACAGCAGTGCTCGCCGTGACCCAAGGGACACCCCATGCCTGTGCTCCCCAGCCCACCATCTCTCTGTCCACTGATGctgcctcttccttttcctcttttggcTAtacctcccctccctccctggacCCTCACTTTCATCCAGAAGCCGAGGATGGGTGAGCAGCCCCATGGTGCTGCCTGCACCCTGcggaggaagggaggggacaCGGCAATCGCTTGCCGATGTTCCGTGGGGCTGCGGCTGCGCGTTGGATCCTTACATCCAGCCTTGGACTGGGATAAACCCCACAGGGCTCTTAGGTGGGGGTACCAAAGCTGccttccccccaaaacccttgcCGAGGGCGATGCCAGCGTGAGGGTCACAGCCTGGGAGCAGCGATGGAGCAGCCCCGCGGTGCTCCCACCCCACGACCATACCCAGGGTGCTGCTGCCGCCGTCCCGGGGGGTCCTGGTGCTCACGGTAAGCGCTCAGAGCTGTGCTCAGAGCCCGTTATCCCAGAGCTGGGGTTGCAAGGATGTCCGTGGGGAGCCCCTCACCGCAGCAGGACTCAGCATCACATTATGGAGCCAAGCTTTGGAGGAGTAAATGCTGTTCCCAGAAAGAGACCGGAGGGGCTTGTTTACTCGTGAGGGAGCACAGAGGTGTGAGAAAGGCCATGCCTGGCTGGCCAGCCGCTATCTGTCTCCGGGCTGTGCCAAAGGGCTTCACCGGGCCAGCCTGCGCCCTTATCAGCTGCAAACTTTTATTTGCCTAAGAGCCGCCTGCCCACTTCTGGGGGGGCTGCTCCAACACCGGACCCCACTGCCACCCCCGTGGTGCAGGTGAACCCCTCGCTGTTGTTGTTGGCCTGCAGATCCCGGCGGTGAGGGGTCACAGTGGCCACCCCGAGCCGCCTTGTCACAACACGGGAACAATAGCGGGACACGGAGCTGTGTTTGCGCAGCACCCGCGGCCGGGCACCGTGTCcaggcaaaaaggggggggggagggcttGGCCGTCTTGTTTTCCACCTTGTAGGGTTGTTTGGAAAAGTGTGATGcgaccccccccaccccctgtGCCAACAAAAATATCAGCCCAGGAGAGGGGAGGTGAGCGGGGAGCGCTGCCGGTGGGTAAACACACAGAGTGGCTGCTCCGTTACCTTTCACATGGGCATTTCCTCCTGCTTGAGCGCGCCAGGCTGCTCTTCCCAGAAAACCACAGCGCTGTGGGGCATTGCAGCTCTGGTGAGCCCTGGGCTGCGGTCCCTATTGCATTGGGGTGTCCCAGGGGTCCCCTTAGGGCAGCGGTGGGAGCAGGACAGGGTCCCTCAGGAGAAGGTGGAGGCAGGGTGTTTCAGGATGCAGTCTGCCCTGGCATCCTCATGGAGGGTTCAGGAGAGGGCTGAGAGTTGGCAGTGTGCTCCCCAGACCTCCACCCCAGGGATTTCACCCCCCTCCCTGTTGTCCTCAGGAGGGATGGGAGCCAAAGGCTCGGCTGCCAGCCCGGGCTCTGCACCAAGGGCAGCACAGCGGgtgcctccctctccacttcctcCAGTGGTCGATGGCAGCGATATCACCCAGTATCACCCATATTTCATTTGCTCCAGGGTATTTTTAGCCCGTTCCACCCTCACTGAAGAGGCCCTCAGCCGGGAGCAAGCTCTGCCCTGGGCTGGCTTGGCTGGAGAAACTAAACAACAGCCCCAGCCGCATTGTGTGCCTTTATCTGCGGCTCACTTCCACCTATTATGCAGCCGTGAGCGGCTCCACGGCCTCGGCTGGGTTTATCTGCAGCCGAGCCAGGCCATGAGAGAGGGGCAGAGCTCTGCTTTGGGCCACCAGGACCCTGTGCCACAATGGTCCCATGACAGCTGGGCTAAGAGGACACAACACCAGAGCCGGGAGGGTTGTGCCGTGGGCATCCCCAGCAGCACAACCGGCTGCCCCCGCTCCCCGTTACCCCATTCCCATCGCCCACAGGACAGtgatttccctctccctccaccccaaagCCTCTGCGAGACGGCTGAGCGCCGTAGGAAGCACGGTCACATCACGCTCCACCTTTTTCGTTCATCCAACTTTATTCAAGAAGAGGCAACACTGAGTCTGCTGAGGCGGAAAGGAAACAGCGCCGAGGGCAGTGCCACGCTCATGCCTTGGTCGCGGCAGGACCTTCCCCAgcatggtggggctggaggagttGGGGTGAGCGTGTGGCAGCCGTTGGTTCTTCCACCTCCCCCCAGCAGATGACGAGTTGTGCAAAGTCATAAAACCgataacccccccaaaaccagcagctgGCAGGGTAATTCCTCCCCTCAGAAACCGCAGGAGTGCACGGCCAGGCTGGACACAGCTCCCCAAAGGCACCTTTAAGGCAGAAAGCTCCATTCTCAGGATAACAGGTTAAAAATAACTTAGAGGCACACATCCCAGGGAAAAGGGTCCAGGGCTCGGAGGCGGCTCACGCTCCTGGGTCACCCAAGCCGTGACCCTGCAGCTATTGGGATCAGCGGGTCACCCCAGCTGCGAGCTGAACCCCCCCGGATCCCATGGAAAggggcagctcctgcagcaaaCCCTGGCAGGAACCACTGTCCCCCTACCCGGGTcagagggacaggatggggCTGGTGGCCAGGACCCATCGAGCAGCGCTGTCCCCGGACGTTCTGGGCTCAGCCCACTCCGTGCCGAGGCTGGAGGTGAGCGGCTTCCCATGAATCTCATGTCAGTGGGGGCTCCGGCAAGACCCCGGGTCCGGCCGAGCCCCCGCACCCAAGGGGCAGCAGGGACAGCCTGTTCCCAGCCACGTGGCTCCAGGGATTTCTCCCTTTCCCACGGCGAGGCACGCGGGACACGTCGTCCCGAGGAACATTCTGCAGTTTCCTTCCTTGCAGggtctgtggggaaaaaaaaccaggagaGAGCGGAGGCTCTGCTCCAGGGCAGCGCTCAGCCCCGCTCCTGAGCATCACATGCGGCGGGCAGTGTCCGGAGCGGGGCTCGTCCATACGGCACAGCACCAGGCGGGAGGCAGCACCTTTGCACGCACGAGGGACCAAAGAAGGTCCTCTCGGCTGGCCAGGGTCAGCCCGGCACTAAACATACTGCTTTTTGGAGGCTGAGCTCCCGGGCCGGCTGCACAGCTTCTCGGCCGGGGCAGCGGCTTCGGCAGCTTTGGGAGCGTAGGGGTCCGACAGCGGCCGGGTGTCGCTGCCCAGCGCCAGGTTCTCCTCGTTGTGGAAGTTGGCCCAGTTCTGCTCGGTGGAGAGCTTGTTGTAGGCCTGGTAGGGCGACATGTGGCTCTCGGCCATGGGCAGGAAGGGGTAGTGCTTGGGTGGGTAGGGAGCCGAGGCCATGTCGTCTGCAAAGGTGTCCCGGCTCGGGCCGGCCGGCACCGACACCTTCTTGATGCTGCTAAGCATGTGTTTGCAGCAGAGGTGGAAAAGCTCCAGGAGGTTCAGGATTAAGGAGATCAGGCCCATCACCagcatgaagatgatgaagatgCTCTTCTCGGTGGGGCGGGAGATGAAGCAGTCCACCTGATGGGGGCAGGGGTCCCTCTTGCACACGTAGCGGGGCACCATGGAGAAGCCGTACAGGTACCACTGACCAATGAGGAAGCCAGCCTCAAAGATGCTCTTGCAGATCACGCTGATGATGTACGTCCACATCAGCGCCCCTCGAATCTTGAGCCGTCCATCCTCTGCCACATAGATCTTGGACATCTTCTTCTCCACAGCAGCCAGAGCCTGCTCGATCTTCGGGTCCTTGCTGTGGATAGCCCGAAGCTCGCTCTCCTGCTgcttgagcttctcctccctccgGGAGAGATAGACAACGTGGCCGAGGTAAATGAGGGTTGGGGTGCTGACAAAAAGGAACTGGAGCACCCAGTAGCGGATGTGGGAGATGGGGAAGGCTTTGTCGTAGCAGACGTTGGTGCAGCCCGGCTGCTTGGTGTTGCACACAAAATCCGACTGCTCGTCCCCCCAGACGGACTCCCCCGCCAAGCCCAGGATGAGGATGCGGAAGATGAAGAGCACGGTGAGCCAGATCTTCCCGATCACAGTCGAGTGCTCCTGGACTTGGTCCAGCAGTTTCTCCAGGAAACCCCAGTCGCCCATCTTCTAGGGAACCTTCTGCCTCTGCCAGGAGAGAGGGGAGCCAAGTCAATTCTCTGTTTCTACGACGGAGAGCAAAGGGCAGGTGGGGTACCTAAACctcaggctgctctgcagaggtgTCCCAACAAACCCACCGAGGAGCATCCCACACCTGGGGGAGGGAGCCAGGCAGGATCTCTGAGCCCAGAAGCGCCCGGCGCAGaaacacagggatggggaagaagaGTTATCCCAGGGATTcgcctcctccagcagcacccagcccaCGACACCCGCGTCCCGCAGCGAAGGGCTCGCCGTCCGGCTGCTGTGGGGTTACCCTGGGACACCACGGCACCCAGAGAGGGGGCTCGCAGGAGCATCCCCAATTTCTCTCTCCCGCTTCCCCGGCTTTACCGaagggcagagagcagcagggtTGCAGGAGGGGAGGCAAAACCCTCTGGGGCACAGCAGCCACCCCAAATGCCTATGGAGGGGCTCACCCCAAAGTGCCCCCAACCATCTCCCGTGTTGTGGGACGATGAcaccccatccccagggctgtccccaaccttcgcccccccccccgcacgTACCCGCTGCCTCTCCGGGGACCCCGGGGTGCCTCGGCTTCACCCCAAGCTGCAAGAAACCCAGCCCGCATCCCCCCGCAGGAGcgcagccctgcagccagctgggagagaggaagcGGCCACAGCCCTGGCTCTTAATTAACCTCTGCCAATTAAGCAGGCAGAGGTGCCAGGCGGGCTGTTAAAGGGATACCCCGCGGCGGGGGGCGCGGAGGCTGCGGCGGATGCTCGGCGCGGGGCAGGGGGTCCCGGCAGCCCCGCACTCACCTCCGCCGCCTCGGGCGCGTCCCGCCGGGCTCGGGCTGCCACGGGTGGGGAGGTTGTGCCGGGGACGGGGGAGGAGCGAGGGCAGGAAACCGGGGCTCCGCCAGGGGCGGCAGGTGAGGAGCGGGGGCGGCAccggggggaggagggggtggcGGGGACCCCCGCGGATAGAGGGGACCTGCAAGGGCGGCAGAGACCCCCGGGGACAGAGGGGACTGGCGGAATCCccgggggcagaggggacccccaAGGACAGCCAGGGACCCCCGAGAAGAGGGGGGACCCCCGGGGACAGCCCAGGACCCCCGAGAGGAGAGAGGACCCCCGGGGACAGCCCGGGATCCCCGAGAAGAGAGGGGATCCACAGGGACAGGCGGGATCCACAGGGACGGTGGGGACCCCCGAGAAGAGAAGGGACCCCTATGGAAAGCGGggacccccagggacccctAGGAACAGGAGGGATCCCCAGGGACAGAGAGGatccctggggacagaggggacccccGAGGAGAGAGGGGACCCTCGGAGGACAGAGGGGACCCCTAGGGACAGCCCGGCACCCCCGGGGACCCTTAGGGACAGGCAGAATTcccagggacagaggggatCCCTAGGGACCGCAGGGACCCCCGAGAAGAGAGGGGACCCACAGAGACAgaggggaccccccccccaggatGTCAGGGACCCCTGAGGAGAGAGGATGGCAGGGACCCCCGAGGAGAGAGGGAACCCCTATGGAGAGCGGggacccccagggacccctAGGAACAGGAGGGATCCCCAGGGACAGAGAGGatccctggggacagaggggacctctgaggagagaggagacccttggggacagcagggacccTCAGGGCTAGCGGGGACCCCCGGGGACCCCCAGGGACAGGAGGGATCCCCAGGGATAGAGGGGATCTCTAGGGACAGCCCGGGACCCCcggggacagaggggacccccCAGGGACCCGCCGGGCTGCGGGGAAGGGGAAAATGTGGgttgttaaggttggaaaagacccctaagctcatccagtcatcagcccaaccccaccgtgtcCAAAGTGCCACGCCTACACGCTTTTTGACCCccctcccagggatggggacccccaccccccggGCAGCCTCGGCCACTCTTTCAGTACAGAAGTTTTTCCTACTATCCGATTGGCCgatgccctcagccccacggggTGAACCTTGGGGtgtcctgggcagggacaggagctggactcgatgatccttgtggttcccttccaactctggacattctaggattctataaAACTGGGAGCTGGATCCTGCCCATGGAGGATGCTCCCCGAGCCCCGGGACGCCCTGCTGTGCACCCCTAAAGCTGCTGCGCTTTGGGgcctgcagggagagggcaggaCCGGGGAGGTGATGCCCGGGATGGACCGGGGATGCTCCATCAAAGCAGGACCGGGGTGTTCCAGGGGATGCCTCATCAAGGCAGGACCAGGGAGATGATGCCCGGGATGTCCCGAGGAtgctctgccagggcaggaCCAGGGAGATGATGCCCGGGATGTCCCGGGGATGCTCCACCAAGGCAGGATCAGGGAGATGATGCCCAGGATATCCCAGGGATGCTTCGCCAAGGCAGGACCAGGGAGATGATGCCTGGGGTATCCTGGGGATGCTGTGCCAGAGCAGGACCGGGGAGATGATGCCCGGGACATCCCAGGAATACTTCATGACCTGCCTGCCCGGGGGAAGGCAGGACCAGGGAGATGATGCCCGAGATGTCCTGGGgatgctgtgccagggcaggacCGGGGAGATGATGCCCGGAACATCCCAGGAATACTTCATGACCTGCCTGCCCGGGGGAAGGCAGGACCAGGGAGATGATGCCCGAGATGTCCTGGGgatgctgtgccagggcaggacCGGGGAGATGATGTCCGGGATGTCCCGGGGATGCTCCACCAAGGCAGGATCAGGGAGGTGATGCCCGAGATGTCCTGGGgatgctgtgccagggcaggatCAGGGAGGTGATGCCCGGGGGTGTCCCGGGGGATGCTCCACGCCCTGCCCACCCCGGCTCGGCTCCGTGCGGCTCGGCGGGCGCTGGGTGGTGCTGCAGTCACACCGAAGCCCGGCGCTGCCCTAGCGCCGCGTTCCCTGCCGGCTGCTAAGCCCAGGATCCCGGGATTGGGACCCTGCACCGGGCTCTGAACGGCGAACAGGGCGGATATTTGAAGCATAGGCTTAAATCCTGCTGGCTTTGAGAGGGAACATCCCTGTGTGCCCTCCCAGCCTCTCTGTGCGTGACTCCCCATCCCCTGTGTGTGCCCCATCCTAAAACTTGTGTACACCCTCAACACCCTGTGTGTGTGCCCCACTTTAATCCCTGTGTGTGCCCCCCTCCTAACCCTTATGCATGACTCCCCAGCCCCTGTGTGCGACCCTCAACCCCTCTGTTCCCCctttccaacccctctgtgt
Proteins encoded in this region:
- the GJA4 gene encoding gap junction alpha-4 protein; its protein translation is MGDWGFLEKLLDQVQEHSTVIGKIWLTVLFIFRILILGLAGESVWGDEQSDFVCNTKQPGCTNVCYDKAFPISHIRYWVLQFLFVSTPTLIYLGHVVYLSRREEKLKQQESELRAIHSKDPKIEQALAAVEKKMSKIYVAEDGRLKIRGALMWTYIISVICKSIFEAGFLIGQWYLYGFSMVPRYVCKRDPCPHQVDCFISRPTEKSIFIIFMLVMGLISLILNLLELFHLCCKHMLSSIKKVSVPAGPSRDTFADDMASAPYPPKHYPFLPMAESHMSPYQAYNKLSTEQNWANFHNEENLALGSDTRPLSDPYAPKAAEAAAPAEKLCSRPGSSASKKQYV